From Deltaproteobacteria bacterium:
CGCGCGCAGCTTCTGGCCGTCGATGGTGAACTCGAAGTCGGCGCTCTGGCCCACGCCGAGCAGGTCCTTGCCGGTGAAGAAGAGCCCGCCGGTGGAGAGGTTCTTCACCGCGCCGCGGAGCGTGCCCCGCGGCCCGAGCACCTCGGCCTCGAGATCACAGAGGCAGCGCGGTGTCCGGCGGCGGTTCAGGGGCATGGACGTCCTTGCGAGCACTCGGTCGCCGGGCTGCGACGGGCTCGTTGCTTCATGGTGGGGCGCGCGTTGCGGCCGCGGCAAGCGCAAAGCATGCGCGATTCGCGGTCCCAGCAGCGGCCTGCATGATTCCTGCACCGAGCGGGGCCATGTTCGATCCTCCCGTCCGCGATTGCCGCAGCTGTCCGCTCGGCCAGGCTTCCTCGGGCACCCGCTGCCCGGGCACGCCCGCCAGCTACCCCGCAGGCGCGCAGCCCTTGCGCGAGGGCGAGCCACCCGCGCAAGTCACGTTCCTCCGCGAGGGGCTCATGGCCCAGGGAGACGTCGACGCGGCCTCGGGCCCGCTCGCCGTTCGCGGCCCGCGGGCGCTGCTGGGGCTCGAGGCCTTGCGCGGCAAGCCTGCGACCCAGGGCGCGGTGGCGCTCACGCCGGTGAAGGTCTGCCACCTGCCGGCGTCGGGGCTCAAGGCGTGGCTGGCGGCGCCGGGCTCCTCGCGCGCCCTGGTGGAGCTCTTGATCGACGAGCTCCAGCGCCTGGGCGACGAGGGCGCGTGGCGCCGCGGGCCGTGCCTCGGTCGGCTGGCGCGCTTCTGCCTGGCCCAGCGCGACGCTGGCGCAGACGGCGCCGTTCCGCTCCCGAAAGCGACCGTCGCGCGCGTGCTCGACATGCGCGCGGAGACGCTCTCCCGCTGCCTCTCGGCCCTCGCGGAACGCGGCCTCATCGACCGCACCTCGCCCCACGCCATCCGC
This genomic window contains:
- a CDS encoding Crp/Fnr family transcriptional regulator; the encoded protein is MFDPPVRDCRSCPLGQASSGTRCPGTPASYPAGAQPLREGEPPAQVTFLREGLMAQGDVDAASGPLAVRGPRALLGLEALRGKPATQGAVALTPVKVCHLPASGLKAWLAAPGSSRALVELLIDELQRLGDEGAWRRGPCLGRLARFCLAQRDAGADGAVPLPKATVARVLDMRAETLSRCLSALAERGLIDRTSPHAIRDVAGLASLARGGQGQMSVSSEGSVSC
- a CDS encoding PilZ domain-containing protein — encoded protein: MPLNRRRTPRCLCDLEAEVLGPRGTLRGAVKNLSTGGLFFTGKDLLGVGQSADFEFTIDGQKLRATGEVRFQQRDPSGAASMGVKFIRLEPAALAIIQAFVDRSPKAPDPTEEP